The following coding sequences lie in one Anomaloglossus baeobatrachus isolate aAnoBae1 chromosome 7, aAnoBae1.hap1, whole genome shotgun sequence genomic window:
- the DES gene encoding desmin isoform X1 yields the protein MSQSYSSSQRVSSYRRTFGGASPSFSRASFGSKAGSASSLSSRVYQVSRSSAVPSLSSFKSSRLAPVRASYDVLDFSLADAMNQEFLQTRTNEKVELQELNDRFANYIEKVRYLEQQNAILVAEVNRLKGKEPTRISELYEEEMRELRRQVDIITSQRSRVEVERDNLADDLQKLKQRLQEEIQLKEDAENNLSAFRSDVDAATLARIDLERRIESLQEEIAFLKKIHEEELRELQAQLQEQQVQVEMDVSKPDLTAALRDIRAQYENIAAKNVSEAEEWYKSKVSDLNQTAQKNNDALRQSKQELMEYRHQIQSYTCEIDALKGTNDSLMRQMRDLEERFAGEAAGYQDSISRLEEEIRNLKDEMARHLREYQDLLNVKMALDVEIATYRKLLEGEESRITLPIQTYSALSFRETSPEQRSSEVHTKKTVMIKTIETRDGEIVSEASQQHQEVL from the exons ATGAGCCAGTCATACTCCTCCAGCCAACGGGTGTCTTCCTACCGCCGCACCTTCGGCGGGGCCTCTCCATCATTCTCCAGAGCCTCCTTTGGATCTAAAGCCGGATCCGCCAGCTCCCTCTCCTCCAGAGTCTACCAGGTGTCCCGCTCTTCCGCAGTCCCAAGTCTCTCCAGTTTCAAGTCCTCAAGGCTCGCCCCAGTAAGAGCAAGCTATGACGTCCTGGATTTCAGCCTGGCAGATGCCATGAACCAGGAGTTCCTCCAGACCCGAACCAATGAGAAGGTTGAGCTGCAGGAACTGAACGACAGGTTTGCCAATTACATTGAGAAGGTTCGGTACCTGGAGCAGCAGAACGCCATCCTGGTGGCCGAAGTCAACCGACTGAAAGGCAAAGAGCCAACGAGAATCAGCGAGCTGTACGAGgaggagatgagagagctgaggcgCCAGGTGGACATCATTACTAGCCAGAGGTCACGGGTGGAGGTGGAGAGGGACAACCTGGCAGATGACCTGCAGAAACTAAAACAGAG GCTGCAAGAGGAGATCCAGCTTAAGGAAGATGCCGAAAATAACCTGTCCGCCTTCAGATCT GATGTGGATGCAGCCACCCTGGCCAGGATTGATCTGGAGAGGAGGATTGAATCTTTGCAGGAAGAGATCGCTTTCCTCAAGAAGATTCACGAGGAG GAACTTCGGGAGCTCCAGGCACAGCTACAAGAGCAGCAGGTGCAGGTGGAGATGGACGTTTCCAAACCAGACTTGACCGCAGCGCTCCGAGACATCCGGGCCCAGTATGAGAACATTGCTGCCAAGAACGTGTCAGAGGCTGAAGAATGGTACAAGTCCAAG GTTTCTGACCTCAACCAGACCGCGCAGAAGAATAATGATGCCCTTCGCCAGTCCAAACAGGAGCTGATGGAATATCGTCACCAGATCCAGTCCTACACCTGCGAGATTGATGCCCTCAAAGGAACC AATGATTCCCTGATGCGCCAGATGCGAGATCTGGAGGAAAGATTTGCCGGAGAGGCAGCTGGATACCAAGACAGCATTAGCCGGCTAGAGGAAGAAATCCGTAACCTGAAAGATGAAATGGCAAGACACCTCCGAGAGTACCAGGATCTGCTGAATGTCAAGATGGCATTGGACGTGGAGATAGCCACATACCGCAAActgctggaaggagaggagagcag GATCACTCTCCCCATCCAGACGTACTCAGCGCTGAgcttcagag AGACCAGTCCAGAGCAGAGATCATCTGAAGTCCACACCAAGAAAACCGTCATGATCAAAACTATCGAGACCCGAGATGGAGAG ATTGTCAGTGAGGCTTCCCAGCAGCATCAAGAGGTCCTGTGA
- the DES gene encoding desmin isoform X2, giving the protein MSQSYSSSQRVSSYRRTFGGASPSFSRASFGSKAGSASSLSSRVYQVSRSSAVPSLSSFKSSRLAPVRASYDVLDFSLADAMNQEFLQTRTNEKVELQELNDRFANYIEKVRYLEQQNAILVAEVNRLKGKEPTRISELYEEEMRELRRQVDIITSQRSRVEVERDNLADDLQKLKQRLQEEIQLKEDAENNLSAFRSDVDAATLARIDLERRIESLQEEIAFLKKIHEEELRELQAQLQEQQVQVEMDVSKPDLTAALRDIRAQYENIAAKNVSEAEEWYKSKVSDLNQTAQKNNDALRQSKQELMEYRHQIQSYTCEIDALKGTNDSLMRQMRDLEERFAGEAAGYQDSISRLEEEIRNLKDEMARHLREYQDLLNVKMALDVEIATYRKLLEGEESRITLPIQTYSALSFRETSPEQRSSEVHTKKTVMIKTIETRDGEN; this is encoded by the exons ATGAGCCAGTCATACTCCTCCAGCCAACGGGTGTCTTCCTACCGCCGCACCTTCGGCGGGGCCTCTCCATCATTCTCCAGAGCCTCCTTTGGATCTAAAGCCGGATCCGCCAGCTCCCTCTCCTCCAGAGTCTACCAGGTGTCCCGCTCTTCCGCAGTCCCAAGTCTCTCCAGTTTCAAGTCCTCAAGGCTCGCCCCAGTAAGAGCAAGCTATGACGTCCTGGATTTCAGCCTGGCAGATGCCATGAACCAGGAGTTCCTCCAGACCCGAACCAATGAGAAGGTTGAGCTGCAGGAACTGAACGACAGGTTTGCCAATTACATTGAGAAGGTTCGGTACCTGGAGCAGCAGAACGCCATCCTGGTGGCCGAAGTCAACCGACTGAAAGGCAAAGAGCCAACGAGAATCAGCGAGCTGTACGAGgaggagatgagagagctgaggcgCCAGGTGGACATCATTACTAGCCAGAGGTCACGGGTGGAGGTGGAGAGGGACAACCTGGCAGATGACCTGCAGAAACTAAAACAGAG GCTGCAAGAGGAGATCCAGCTTAAGGAAGATGCCGAAAATAACCTGTCCGCCTTCAGATCT GATGTGGATGCAGCCACCCTGGCCAGGATTGATCTGGAGAGGAGGATTGAATCTTTGCAGGAAGAGATCGCTTTCCTCAAGAAGATTCACGAGGAG GAACTTCGGGAGCTCCAGGCACAGCTACAAGAGCAGCAGGTGCAGGTGGAGATGGACGTTTCCAAACCAGACTTGACCGCAGCGCTCCGAGACATCCGGGCCCAGTATGAGAACATTGCTGCCAAGAACGTGTCAGAGGCTGAAGAATGGTACAAGTCCAAG GTTTCTGACCTCAACCAGACCGCGCAGAAGAATAATGATGCCCTTCGCCAGTCCAAACAGGAGCTGATGGAATATCGTCACCAGATCCAGTCCTACACCTGCGAGATTGATGCCCTCAAAGGAACC AATGATTCCCTGATGCGCCAGATGCGAGATCTGGAGGAAAGATTTGCCGGAGAGGCAGCTGGATACCAAGACAGCATTAGCCGGCTAGAGGAAGAAATCCGTAACCTGAAAGATGAAATGGCAAGACACCTCCGAGAGTACCAGGATCTGCTGAATGTCAAGATGGCATTGGACGTGGAGATAGCCACATACCGCAAActgctggaaggagaggagagcag GATCACTCTCCCCATCCAGACGTACTCAGCGCTGAgcttcagag AGACCAGTCCAGAGCAGAGATCATCTGAAGTCCACACCAAGAAAACCGTCATGATCAAAACTATCGAGACCCGAGATGGAGAG aactga